In Lysobacter lycopersici, a genomic segment contains:
- a CDS encoding two-component system sensor histidine kinase NtrB — translation MPVDTAPALDQLATPVLWLDADGRIAGANPACARWLGVGLRRLPGLPLVALETEGDALARALGDTGSDREFARLRRVAMAFPGTDIPRFADLLLSRRESGGWWLEAQPVEEFPGEDPAVALPSALSAALKGLAHELRNPLAGLKGAAQLLARRNREDPTSRELTGLIESEVERLAALLDRLLSPAPAKPFEPLNIHAVLERVLRLAENDAGWAVKLIRDYDPSLPEFEGDADRLTQATWNLVRNAIEAGAASVTLRTRAEHGVRIGDAAPATVLRLEIVDDGRGVPEDLAERLFLPLVSGRAEGSGLGLALAQQVAREHRGSLAYRSRPGHTVFTLLLPLQSEGAEHA, via the coding sequence ATGCCTGTGGATACCGCACCCGCCCTCGACCAGTTGGCCACGCCGGTGCTGTGGCTGGACGCCGATGGCCGCATCGCCGGGGCCAATCCGGCTTGCGCGCGCTGGCTGGGCGTGGGGCTGCGGCGCCTGCCCGGGCTGCCGCTGGTAGCACTGGAAACCGAGGGCGATGCGCTGGCGCGGGCCTTGGGCGACACCGGGTCCGACCGGGAATTCGCGCGCCTGCGCCGGGTGGCGATGGCCTTCCCCGGAACCGACATCCCGCGCTTCGCCGATCTGCTGCTGTCGCGGCGCGAAAGCGGCGGCTGGTGGCTGGAAGCGCAGCCGGTGGAGGAATTCCCCGGCGAGGATCCCGCCGTCGCATTGCCTTCCGCGCTGTCCGCGGCGTTGAAGGGACTCGCCCACGAATTGCGCAATCCGCTGGCCGGACTCAAGGGTGCAGCGCAGTTGCTTGCGCGGCGAAACCGGGAGGATCCGACCTCGCGCGAACTCACCGGCCTGATCGAATCGGAAGTCGAACGCCTTGCCGCGCTGCTCGACCGCCTGCTCTCGCCGGCGCCGGCGAAACCGTTCGAGCCGTTGAACATCCATGCGGTGCTGGAACGCGTGCTGCGCCTGGCCGAGAACGACGCCGGCTGGGCGGTGAAGCTGATCCGCGATTACGACCCGAGCCTGCCCGAATTCGAAGGCGACGCGGATCGACTCACGCAGGCGACGTGGAACCTGGTACGCAACGCGATCGAGGCCGGCGCCGCCAGCGTCACGCTGCGCACCCGCGCCGAACACGGCGTGCGCATCGGCGATGCCGCGCCGGCGACGGTGCTGCGACTGGAAATCGTCGACGACGGGCGCGGCGTGCCCGAAGACCTGGCCGAACGCCTGTTCCTGCCGTTGGTCTCGGGACGCGCCGAGGGCAGCGGGCTCGGCCTTGCGCTGGCGCAGCAGGTCGCGCGCGAACATCGCGGTTCGCTCGCCTACCGTTCGCGCCCGGGGCACACGGTGTTCACGCTGTTGTTGCCGCTGCAGAGCGAAGGAGCGGAGCATGCATAA
- a CDS encoding superoxide dismutase family protein, with protein MKLRILPLAASIALLAGCASTPSSDTAASAPGAVDMASVALAPASGSMVSGKLMLMPMGDGVHVTGDIGGLAPNSTHGFHIHETGDCSAADASSAGGHFNPAGDAHGRASAPHHHLGDNDNLVADTNGVAHVDAHFAGAVLGGGGADDIVGKAVVVHANADDYTSQPSGNAGARIACGVITAP; from the coding sequence ATGAAACTTCGAATCCTCCCGCTCGCCGCCTCGATCGCATTGCTCGCCGGCTGCGCCAGCACGCCGTCGTCCGATACCGCCGCGTCCGCGCCTGGTGCCGTGGACATGGCCAGCGTCGCGCTCGCGCCCGCCTCGGGCAGCATGGTCAGCGGCAAATTGATGCTGATGCCGATGGGCGACGGCGTGCATGTCACGGGCGACATCGGCGGGCTCGCGCCGAACAGCACGCACGGTTTCCACATCCATGAAACCGGCGACTGCAGCGCGGCCGATGCGTCCAGCGCCGGCGGCCACTTCAATCCCGCCGGCGATGCGCACGGTCGCGCCAGCGCGCCACACCACCACCTCGGCGACAACGACAACCTCGTCGCCGATACGAACGGCGTCGCACACGTCGACGCGCATTTCGCCGGCGCCGTGCTCGGAGGCGGCGGCGCCGACGACATCGTCGGCAAGGCCGTGGTCGTGCACGCGAATGCGGACGACTACACCTCGCAGCCGTCCGGCAACGCCGGTGCGCGCATCGCCTGCGGGGTGATCACCGCGCCGTGA
- the ntrC gene encoding nitrogen regulation protein NR(I) gives MNAARIWVVDDDHGVRFVLATALREAGYAVEGFDSAQAALAALGNRQPPELLFTDVRMPGDDGLALLERLKSRHPELPVIVMSAYTDLASTAGAFRGGAHEFLSKPFDLDHAVALAARALPELPSSNASKESRSQAPASMQDDAPQLLGDSPRMQALFRAMGRVAAAPLNVLVTGETGTGKELVARALHRESPRANKPFIALNTAAIPAELLESELFGHEAGAFTGANKRHVGRFEQADGGTLFLDEIGDMPPALQTRLLRVLAEGEFFRVGGRELIRVDVRVIAATHQPLEALVADGRFRADLLHRLDVVRLRLPPLRERREDIPLLASRFLAAAAQKLHASAKRLSPAALERLQAYDWPGNVRELENLCWRLAALAPGATLGLHDLDEAAGPLASASVEGDAWEGALADWARAQLRDGAGDLHAQARSRLDRVLLQAALEHSDGHRGAAAEKLGVGRNTLTRKLGPGRKRR, from the coding sequence ATGAACGCCGCGCGCATCTGGGTGGTGGACGACGACCACGGCGTGCGCTTCGTGCTGGCGACCGCGTTGCGCGAAGCCGGCTACGCAGTCGAGGGTTTCGATTCGGCGCAGGCGGCGCTTGCAGCGCTGGGGAATCGCCAGCCTCCGGAGCTGCTGTTCACCGACGTGCGCATGCCCGGCGACGACGGCCTCGCATTGCTGGAACGGCTGAAATCGCGGCATCCGGAATTGCCGGTGATCGTGATGAGCGCCTACACCGACCTCGCCAGCACCGCCGGCGCATTCCGCGGCGGCGCCCACGAATTCCTGTCCAAGCCCTTCGACCTCGACCATGCGGTGGCGCTGGCCGCGCGCGCGTTGCCGGAATTGCCTTCGTCGAATGCATCGAAGGAATCGCGTTCGCAAGCACCAGCGTCGATGCAGGACGACGCGCCGCAACTGCTCGGCGATTCGCCGCGGATGCAGGCGCTGTTCCGCGCCATGGGCCGGGTCGCGGCCGCACCGTTGAACGTCCTGGTCACCGGCGAAACCGGTACCGGCAAGGAACTGGTCGCGCGCGCGCTGCACCGCGAATCGCCGCGCGCCAACAAACCCTTCATCGCGCTCAACACCGCGGCGATTCCGGCGGAATTGCTCGAAAGCGAACTGTTCGGCCACGAGGCCGGCGCCTTCACCGGCGCGAACAAGCGCCATGTCGGGCGTTTCGAGCAGGCCGACGGAGGAACCCTGTTCCTCGACGAAATCGGCGACATGCCGCCGGCTTTGCAGACGCGACTGCTGCGCGTGTTGGCCGAAGGCGAATTCTTCCGCGTCGGCGGGCGCGAACTGATCCGCGTCGACGTGCGCGTGATCGCGGCCACGCACCAGCCGCTGGAAGCGCTGGTCGCCGACGGGCGTTTCCGCGCCGACCTGCTGCATCGGCTCGACGTCGTTCGGCTGCGCCTGCCGCCGCTGCGCGAGCGGCGCGAAGACATTCCGTTGCTCGCGTCGCGTTTCCTCGCCGCGGCCGCGCAGAAACTGCACGCGTCGGCGAAGCGTTTGTCGCCGGCTGCGCTGGAACGGCTGCAGGCTTACGACTGGCCGGGCAACGTGCGCGAACTCGAAAACCTGTGCTGGCGCCTCGCCGCGCTGGCGCCGGGCGCGACCCTGGGCCTGCACGACCTCGACGAAGCCGCGGGCCCGCTTGCGTCCGCGTCGGTCGAAGGCGATGCGTGGGAAGGCGCGCTCGCGGACTGGGCGCGCGCGCAACTGCGCGATGGCGCGGGCGACCTGCACGCGCAGGCGCGCTCGCGGCTCGATCGCGTGCTGCTGCAGGCCGCGTTGGAGCACAGTGATGGCCATCGCGGCGCCGCGGCGGAAAAACTCGGCGTCGGCCGCAACACGCTCACGCGCAAGCTCGGGCCGGGGCGCAAGCGGCGCTGA